A region of Rhizobium grahamii DNA encodes the following proteins:
- the phaR gene encoding polyhydroxyalkanoate synthesis repressor PhaR gives MAKNEGQIVIKKYANRRLYNTGTSTYVTLEDLAEMVKKGEDFTVQDAKSGDDITHSVLTQIIFEQESKTGNTLLPISFLRQLITYYGDQMQMVVPSFLEHSMKAFTEQQSQMREQVTRAFGETPMGKNLQLPMQMVEDQVRRNTEMFQQAMQMFSPFMTPPAKETTRKAEAKDIDELKQQLRALQNKLDSL, from the coding sequence ATGGCGAAGAATGAGGGTCAGATCGTAATCAAGAAATACGCCAATCGCCGCCTTTATAACACAGGAACCAGCACATACGTTACGCTGGAAGACTTGGCGGAGATGGTGAAGAAGGGGGAGGATTTTACGGTCCAGGACGCCAAGAGCGGGGATGACATCACCCACTCGGTGCTGACACAGATCATCTTCGAACAGGAATCAAAGACTGGGAACACGCTGCTGCCGATTTCATTTCTGCGTCAGCTGATCACCTATTACGGCGACCAGATGCAGATGGTCGTTCCGAGCTTCCTCGAGCATTCGATGAAAGCGTTCACGGAACAACAGTCGCAGATGCGCGAGCAGGTCACGCGTGCCTTCGGCGAAACGCCGATGGGGAAGAACCTGCAGTTGCCGATGCAGATGGTCGAAGACCAGGTGCGCCGGAACACCGAGATGTTCCAGCAGGCAATGCAGATGTTCTCGCCTTTCATGACGCCGCCCGCAAAGGAGACGACGCGCAAGGCCGAGGCAAAGGATATCGACGAGTTGAAGCAGCAATTGCGCGCGCTTCAAAACAAGCTCGACAGCCTCTGA
- a CDS encoding acetyl-CoA C-acetyltransferase, with product MSNPSIVIASAARTAVGSFNGAFATVPAHELGAVAVKSVLERAGVDAAEVDEVILGQVLPAGEGQNPARQAAMKAGVPKEATAWGVNQLCGSGLRAVALGMQQIALGDAKIIVAGGQESMSMAPHAAHLRSGVKMGDMKMIDTMIKDGLTDAFYGYHMGVTAENVARQWQLSRSEQDEFAVASQNKAEAAQKAGRFADEIVPYVIQTRKGDVTVDADEYIRHGATIDAMTKLRPAFDKEGTVTAGNASGLNDGAAAALLMTEAEASRRGIQPLARIVSWATAGVDPQVMGTGPIPASRKALEKAGWSVSDLDLIEANEAFAAQACAVNKDLGWDPAIVNVNGGAIAIGHPIGASGARVLNTLLFEMKRRGAKKGLATLCIGGGMGVAMCFEAL from the coding sequence GTGTCCAATCCTTCTATCGTCATCGCTAGCGCCGCGCGTACGGCGGTTGGTTCTTTCAACGGCGCGTTCGCAACCGTACCGGCTCATGAGCTGGGCGCGGTCGCCGTTAAAAGTGTACTGGAACGCGCCGGCGTCGATGCCGCCGAGGTCGACGAAGTTATTCTAGGCCAGGTGTTGCCGGCCGGCGAAGGGCAGAATCCGGCACGCCAGGCCGCGATGAAGGCCGGCGTTCCGAAGGAAGCAACGGCGTGGGGCGTCAACCAGCTTTGCGGTTCCGGACTGCGCGCCGTGGCGCTCGGAATGCAGCAGATCGCCCTCGGTGACGCTAAGATCATCGTGGCTGGCGGCCAGGAGTCGATGTCGATGGCGCCGCACGCCGCGCACCTGCGCAGCGGCGTCAAGATGGGCGACATGAAGATGATCGACACCATGATCAAGGATGGCCTGACCGACGCGTTCTACGGCTACCACATGGGGGTGACGGCGGAGAACGTTGCCCGGCAGTGGCAACTCTCCCGTAGCGAGCAGGACGAATTCGCCGTAGCCTCTCAGAACAAGGCGGAAGCGGCCCAGAAAGCCGGCCGTTTCGCGGATGAGATCGTGCCCTACGTCATCCAGACCCGTAAGGGAGATGTGACCGTCGATGCCGACGAATACATCCGCCACGGCGCAACGATTGACGCGATGACAAAACTCCGTCCGGCCTTCGACAAGGAAGGCACCGTCACCGCGGGCAACGCTTCCGGTCTCAATGACGGAGCCGCTGCGGCATTGCTCATGACGGAAGCCGAGGCATCCCGGCGCGGTATTCAGCCACTTGCCCGCATCGTTTCGTGGGCGACCGCCGGCGTTGATCCGCAGGTGATGGGAACGGGGCCAATCCCGGCTTCGCGCAAGGCTCTCGAAAAGGCCGGCTGGTCCGTCTCCGATCTCGATCTCATCGAGGCCAACGAAGCGTTCGCCGCACAGGCCTGCGCGGTCAACAAGGATCTCGGCTGGGATCCTGCGATCGTCAACGTCAACGGCGGCGCGATCGCTATTGGCCATCCGATCGGTGCCTCCGGCGCACGCGTCCTCAACACGTTGCTGTTCGAGATGAAGAGACGCGGTGCAAAGAAAGGTCTGGCAACACTTTGCATCGGCGGCGGCATGGGTGTCGCCATGTGCTTCGAGGCACTGTGA
- the rpmF gene encoding 50S ribosomal protein L32 produces the protein MAVPKRKTSPSKRGMRRSADALKAPTYVEDKNSGELRRPHHIDLKTGMYRGRQVLTPKESA, from the coding sequence ATGGCTGTACCGAAGAGAAAAACAAGCCCGTCCAAGCGCGGTATGCGCCGCTCTGCTGACGCGCTGAAGGCACCGACCTACGTTGAAGACAAGAACTCCGGCGAACTGCGTCGCCCGCACCATATCGATCTTAAGACCGGTATGTATCGCGGCCGTCAGGTTCTGACGCCGAAGGAAAGCGCATAA
- a CDS encoding DUF1868 domain-containing protein: MPSPFSPSLLRYSSTHNPAPIPHLGTRYNDAGEFLPEPGNTVVCHLVDGSRSQSAILRARQKFLMMKEASQFAFTPVSSLHMTLFQGIIEYRRRLPFWPQDVSLDTDINRMSEIYLSRLQSFRALDPFLVEVTEVTPVGLTVAGASVEDRKALAAWRNAFAEVFGYRHPDHDSYAFHITFCYPIRRLDDQALPGWQAMLDESLEELRESAPVLELRPPAFCTFEDMNHFEERLIFDTDN; this comes from the coding sequence ATGCCCTCCCCCTTTTCGCCTTCTCTGCTCCGCTATTCCAGCACGCACAATCCCGCTCCGATCCCACATCTCGGCACGCGTTATAACGACGCCGGCGAATTTCTTCCCGAACCCGGCAACACGGTCGTCTGCCATCTGGTGGACGGTTCGCGCTCGCAAAGCGCAATCCTACGTGCTCGCCAGAAATTCCTGATGATGAAGGAAGCGTCCCAGTTTGCGTTCACGCCGGTTTCGAGCCTCCATATGACGCTGTTTCAGGGGATCATCGAATACCGCCGGCGACTGCCGTTTTGGCCGCAAGACGTCTCCCTCGATACCGACATCAACCGGATGAGCGAGATCTACCTGTCCCGCCTGCAGTCCTTCCGCGCTCTCGATCCTTTTCTCGTCGAGGTGACCGAGGTCACGCCAGTCGGACTGACCGTGGCTGGCGCATCGGTCGAGGACCGCAAGGCGCTTGCGGCGTGGCGGAACGCCTTTGCCGAGGTGTTCGGATACAGGCATCCGGATCACGATTCCTATGCGTTCCACATTACTTTCTGCTATCCGATAAGAAGGCTCGATGATCAGGCCCTTCCTGGATGGCAGGCAATGCTGGACGAGTCGCTTGAGGAATTGCGCGAAAGCGCTCCGGTATTGGAATTGAGGCCGCCCGCGTTCTGCACTTTCGAGGACATGAACCATTTCGAAGAACGGCTGATATTCGATACCGATAACTGA
- a CDS encoding aldose epimerase family protein, protein MTNNLVREVFGHTTTGETVYRVEIKGGGLTAKVISWGAVIQDLRLDGHDAPLTLGFDDFESYPAHSSYFGATPGRCANRIGSGKFTLDGKSYQLDLNENGVTHLHGGSDNIAKQNWTIVEHDVDRVVLKIVDPDGRSGYPGNCTIQATYRVHGSGELSVTYETTTDQPTIANVCQHAYFNLDGREDTLGHDIMIAADGYLVTDERQIPTGEVRPVEGTAFDFREMASIKRFEGGEQALYDHNFCLSSERTAKRSVVLARSLHSGVSLEVRTTEPGVQFYAAFKLDVPVPGIGGRKYGPFAGFCLETQVWPDAINHEAFPNAVVRPGEVLRQETDYIFSKN, encoded by the coding sequence ATGACGAATAATTTGGTGCGGGAAGTTTTCGGACATACCACGACGGGCGAGACCGTCTATCGGGTGGAGATCAAGGGTGGCGGCTTGACCGCCAAGGTCATCAGCTGGGGCGCTGTCATTCAGGATCTTCGGCTTGACGGACACGATGCGCCCCTGACGCTCGGCTTTGATGATTTCGAGAGCTATCCGGCCCATTCTTCCTATTTCGGTGCGACCCCCGGCCGCTGCGCCAACCGTATCGGCTCCGGCAAGTTCACGCTCGACGGCAAGTCGTATCAGCTCGATCTGAACGAGAATGGTGTCACGCATCTTCATGGCGGCAGCGATAACATTGCAAAGCAAAACTGGACGATCGTCGAGCATGACGTCGACCGCGTCGTCCTGAAGATCGTCGATCCCGACGGCCGCTCAGGCTATCCCGGCAACTGCACGATCCAGGCAACCTATCGGGTTCACGGTTCAGGCGAACTGTCCGTCACTTACGAGACGACGACCGACCAGCCGACGATCGCCAACGTCTGCCAGCACGCCTACTTCAATCTCGATGGCCGCGAGGATACCCTTGGTCATGACATCATGATCGCGGCCGATGGCTATCTCGTCACCGACGAGCGTCAGATCCCGACGGGCGAAGTACGCCCCGTTGAGGGAACAGCGTTCGATTTTCGCGAGATGGCTTCGATTAAGCGCTTCGAAGGCGGCGAGCAGGCGCTGTACGATCACAACTTCTGCCTTTCCAGCGAGCGCACGGCCAAGCGTTCCGTCGTGCTGGCCCGCAGCCTGCACTCGGGCGTGTCGCTTGAAGTGCGCACGACCGAGCCGGGTGTCCAGTTCTATGCAGCGTTCAAGCTTGACGTTCCCGTGCCCGGCATCGGTGGACGCAAGTATGGACCGTTTGCCGGTTTCTGCCTGGAAACGCAGGTCTGGCCCGATGCCATCAACCACGAAGCATTCCCGAATGCTGTTGTTCGTCCGGGCGAAGTGCTGCGTCAGGAGACCGACTACATCTTCTCGAAGAACTGA
- a CDS encoding polyprenyl synthetase family protein — MSANIDTFENRLSSNATAIEALLDKLLSSEVLSDEITRPERLRAAMHYAVLNGGKRLRPFLVVEATALFGGDREAALRVGAALECVHCYSLVHDDLPAMDDDDLRRGKPTAHIAFDEATAILAGDSLLTYAFDIIASTQGALAESSKVALVLALSRAAGVGGMAGGQALDLAAEKQSPDEQGIVTLQAMKTGALIRFACEAGAIIAGTPANDRARLRLFGEKIGLAFQLADDVLDLTADAATMGKATGKDASRGKGTLVGLRGLAWVEATLNRLVCEAEELLAPYGERGKVLADAARFVANRKS, encoded by the coding sequence ATGAGCGCAAACATCGACACTTTTGAAAACCGATTGTCCTCCAACGCGACCGCGATCGAGGCGCTGCTCGACAAGCTGCTGTCATCAGAGGTGCTGAGCGACGAGATCACCCGACCGGAACGTTTGCGTGCTGCCATGCACTATGCCGTGCTCAATGGCGGAAAGCGCCTGCGGCCGTTTCTCGTCGTCGAGGCGACGGCATTGTTCGGTGGAGATCGCGAAGCGGCCCTGAGGGTCGGCGCGGCACTCGAATGTGTGCACTGTTATTCGCTGGTGCATGACGATCTTCCGGCGATGGATGACGACGATCTGCGTCGTGGCAAGCCGACCGCGCATATCGCCTTTGACGAAGCGACCGCAATCCTCGCCGGCGACAGCCTACTGACCTACGCCTTCGACATCATTGCCTCGACGCAAGGCGCCCTTGCGGAATCGAGTAAGGTCGCTCTGGTGCTCGCTCTCTCTCGCGCTGCGGGTGTGGGTGGAATGGCGGGTGGTCAGGCTCTCGACCTTGCGGCAGAAAAGCAGAGCCCCGACGAGCAGGGGATCGTCACCCTCCAGGCCATGAAGACAGGTGCTCTCATCCGTTTTGCCTGTGAAGCGGGCGCAATTATCGCGGGTACGCCGGCTAACGATCGGGCGCGGCTGCGGCTTTTCGGCGAGAAGATCGGTCTTGCCTTCCAGCTCGCCGACGACGTTCTCGATCTGACGGCGGACGCAGCGACGATGGGTAAAGCCACGGGCAAGGACGCGAGCCGCGGCAAGGGCACGCTGGTTGGGCTGCGTGGGCTTGCTTGGGTCGAGGCGACCCTCAACCGGCTCGTTTGTGAAGCCGAGGAGCTCCTGGCTCCCTACGGGGAGCGAGGCAAGGTGCTTGCCGATGCCGCGCGGTTCGTGGCCAATCGCAAAAGCTGA
- a CDS encoding glutathione S-transferase family protein — translation MDKLTLYIGNKNYSSWSFRAWIAMTAGGIPFEEVVVPFDFATGNQHFREFSPNGQVPVLVHGELRVWQSLAIIEYVAELFPEAGIWPKERDKRAVARAASMEMLSSFHHLRNACPMNIRRPKGKIALADGVMADVARIEAIWRDLRARSGGPFLLGAFSGIDAMFAPVVNRFDTYDLVTASDTLSYIAEVKAHPAWRAWEEAARAEPWIVQEDEV, via the coding sequence TTGGACAAGCTTACACTCTACATCGGCAACAAGAACTATTCGTCCTGGTCGTTCCGGGCCTGGATTGCGATGACCGCGGGCGGCATTCCGTTCGAGGAAGTGGTTGTTCCATTCGATTTCGCAACCGGAAATCAGCACTTCAGGGAGTTCTCGCCGAATGGGCAGGTGCCGGTCCTGGTGCATGGAGAGCTTCGCGTCTGGCAATCTCTCGCCATCATCGAATATGTCGCCGAGCTTTTCCCCGAGGCCGGAATCTGGCCCAAGGAGCGGGACAAGCGCGCGGTGGCGCGGGCGGCCTCCATGGAGATGCTGTCCAGCTTCCATCATCTTCGCAACGCCTGCCCGATGAACATCAGGCGTCCCAAGGGCAAGATAGCCTTGGCCGATGGCGTGATGGCGGATGTCGCACGCATTGAGGCGATCTGGCGTGACCTCCGCGCTCGCTCGGGTGGACCATTCCTGCTCGGAGCTTTTTCGGGAATTGATGCGATGTTTGCGCCGGTCGTCAATCGGTTCGATACTTACGACCTCGTCACTGCCAGCGACACACTGAGCTACATCGCGGAAGTGAAGGCTCATCCTGCCTGGCGAGCCTGGGAAGAGGCTGCCCGCGCCGAGCCCTGGATCGTTCAGGAAGACGAGGTCTGA
- the metA gene encoding homoserine O-acetyltransferase MetA, protein MPIKIPDTLPAFETLVQEGVRVMTETAAIRQDIRPLQIGLLNLMPNKIKTELQMARLVGASPLQVELSLVRIGTHKAKNTSEDHLLSFYETWEEVRHRKFDGFIITGAPIETLPYEDVTYWQEMQRIFDWTNTNVHSTMNVCWGAMAAIYHFHGVPKYELKEKAFGVYRHKNLNPSSVYLNGFSDNFEVPVSRWTEVRQDDIEKSKSLEILMASNEMGVCLVHEDEGKRLYMFNHVEYDSTSLADEYFRDVDAGVPIKMPHNYFPHNDPTIAPQNRWRGHAHLLFGNWINEIYQTTPYDLEEIGKGR, encoded by the coding sequence ATGCCCATCAAGATTCCCGACACGTTGCCTGCCTTTGAGACGCTTGTTCAGGAAGGTGTGCGCGTAATGACCGAGACGGCGGCGATCCGCCAGGACATTCGCCCCCTGCAGATTGGCTTGCTCAATCTGATGCCGAACAAGATCAAGACGGAATTGCAGATGGCCCGCCTCGTCGGCGCCTCGCCGCTGCAGGTCGAGCTTTCTCTTGTGCGGATCGGAACCCACAAGGCGAAAAACACGTCGGAAGATCATCTTCTCTCCTTCTACGAAACCTGGGAGGAGGTCAGGCACCGCAAATTCGACGGTTTCATCATCACGGGGGCGCCGATCGAGACGCTGCCCTACGAAGACGTGACTTATTGGCAGGAAATGCAGCGGATTTTCGACTGGACCAACACGAACGTCCATTCGACCATGAACGTCTGCTGGGGCGCGATGGCCGCGATCTACCACTTCCACGGCGTTCCCAAGTACGAGCTCAAGGAAAAGGCTTTTGGCGTCTATCGCCACAAGAACCTCAACCCCTCCTCCGTGTATCTCAATGGGTTCTCCGACAATTTCGAGGTGCCGGTGTCGCGCTGGACAGAAGTGCGCCAGGACGACATCGAGAAATCGAAGTCGCTCGAAATTCTGATGGCGTCGAACGAGATGGGCGTCTGCCTTGTCCACGAGGACGAGGGCAAGCGCCTCTATATGTTCAACCACGTTGAATATGATTCAACGTCGCTGGCCGACGAGTATTTTCGCGACGTCGATGCGGGCGTTCCCATCAAGATGCCGCACAACTACTTCCCGCACAACGATCCGACGATCGCGCCGCAAAACCGGTGGCGCGGCCACGCACACCTGCTGTTCGGCAACTGGATCAACGAGATCTATCAGACGACGCCCTATGATCTGGAGGAGATCGGCAAAGGCCGGTGA
- a CDS encoding beta-ketoacyl-ACP reductase — MSRVAVVTGGTRGIGAAISLALKNAGYKVAANYAGNDEKAKAFHDATGIPVFKWDVSDYAACGEGLTEVEAQVGPVEVLINNAGITRDAMFHKMTPQQWHEVVNTNLTGLFNMTHQVWGGMRERSFGRIVNISSINGQKGQMGQANYSAAKAGDLGFTKALAQEGAAKNITVNAICPGYIGTEMVLAVPEKVLNERIIPQIPVGRLGEPEEVARCVVFLVSDDAGFITGSTLSANGGQLFV, encoded by the coding sequence ATGAGCAGAGTAGCGGTCGTTACCGGCGGCACCCGAGGCATTGGTGCTGCGATTTCTCTCGCGCTGAAAAACGCTGGCTATAAAGTCGCCGCCAATTATGCGGGCAACGACGAGAAGGCCAAGGCATTCCACGATGCGACCGGCATTCCGGTCTTCAAGTGGGATGTGTCTGACTATGCCGCTTGCGGCGAAGGCCTTACCGAGGTCGAAGCGCAGGTCGGACCTGTCGAAGTTCTTATCAACAACGCCGGGATTACAAGGGACGCCATGTTCCACAAGATGACGCCGCAGCAGTGGCATGAGGTCGTCAACACCAACCTGACCGGCCTGTTCAACATGACCCATCAGGTTTGGGGCGGCATGCGTGAACGGAGCTTTGGCCGCATCGTCAACATATCGTCGATCAATGGTCAGAAAGGCCAGATGGGACAGGCCAACTACTCGGCCGCAAAGGCGGGTGATCTGGGCTTCACCAAGGCGCTGGCCCAGGAAGGCGCGGCGAAGAACATCACGGTCAACGCGATCTGCCCCGGCTACATCGGCACCGAGATGGTTCTCGCGGTGCCCGAGAAGGTGCTGAACGAACGCATCATCCCGCAGATTCCAGTTGGAAGACTTGGGGAGCCGGAAGAAGTGGCGCGCTGCGTCGTGTTCCTTGTCTCCGATGACGCCGGCTTTATCACGGGTTCAACCTTGAGCGCCAACGGCGGACAGCTCTTCGTCTAA
- the nagA gene encoding N-acetylglucosamine-6-phosphate deacetylase yields MQRKVFIGARIFDGERFHDDKVLVVAGGRVERIASAGYHPAGETVVLDGGVLCAGFVDAQVNGGGGRMLNDEPSVESMYMIADGHRPYGTTALLPTLITDTASATLSAIEAAKHAVETNRGVGGLHLEGPHLAPARKGAHLAELMRPVEDKDVEAFISARQSIGTLLVTIAAEQVTAGQVRKLNEAGVIVSIGHSDCSSEAAEALFDAGARGVTHLFNAMSQMGHRTPGLVGAALDHPSVWCGIIADGHHVDPKALRVALRSKRGEGKLFFVTDAMSLVGSELNSFTLNGRTVRREKGGFCSKLVLADGTLAGSDVDMASAIRYGVTYLDLTLAEALRMATIYPARFLRLHDRGSLLPGARADLVHMSDAVDIRRTWIGGE; encoded by the coding sequence ATGCAACGCAAGGTCTTTATTGGCGCCCGCATCTTTGATGGCGAGCGGTTCCATGACGATAAGGTCCTGGTCGTGGCGGGCGGTCGGGTTGAGCGAATTGCCTCGGCGGGCTACCATCCCGCTGGTGAAACTGTTGTGCTTGACGGTGGGGTTCTGTGTGCCGGCTTCGTCGACGCACAGGTCAATGGCGGCGGCGGGCGGATGTTGAACGATGAGCCGTCGGTCGAGTCGATGTACATGATTGCCGACGGGCATCGTCCTTACGGCACGACAGCGCTTCTGCCCACCCTCATCACGGATACTGCCAGCGCGACGCTCTCGGCCATTGAAGCCGCGAAGCACGCCGTCGAAACAAACAGGGGCGTTGGAGGTCTGCATCTCGAAGGCCCGCATCTTGCTCCAGCTCGCAAGGGTGCGCATCTCGCCGAATTGATGCGGCCCGTGGAAGACAAGGACGTCGAGGCATTCATTTCAGCCAGGCAGTCGATCGGCACGTTGCTGGTGACGATCGCGGCGGAGCAGGTGACCGCCGGACAGGTGCGAAAGCTCAATGAGGCCGGCGTTATCGTCAGCATCGGGCATTCGGATTGCTCCAGCGAGGCGGCGGAAGCACTGTTCGATGCCGGCGCGCGCGGAGTCACGCACCTCTTCAATGCCATGAGCCAGATGGGCCATCGCACTCCCGGTCTGGTTGGCGCGGCGCTTGATCACCCGTCGGTCTGGTGCGGCATTATTGCCGATGGCCACCACGTCGATCCCAAGGCGCTACGCGTCGCGCTTCGCTCGAAGCGCGGGGAGGGCAAGCTCTTCTTCGTGACCGATGCTATGTCTCTGGTCGGCTCCGAGCTCAATAGCTTTACGCTCAACGGTCGCACGGTTCGTCGCGAAAAAGGCGGCTTCTGCTCCAAGCTCGTGCTTGCCGATGGGACGCTTGCGGGTTCGGACGTGGATATGGCATCCGCCATTCGCTACGGCGTCACCTATCTGGATCTTACCCTTGCAGAGGCGCTGCGAATGGCGACGATTTATCCTGCTCGCTTCCTGCGGCTTCACGACCGGGGCAGCCTGCTGCCAGGCGCGCGTGCGGATCTCGTTCACATGAGTGATGCTGTCGACATTCGCCGGACATGGATCGGCGGCGAGTAG
- the mtgA gene encoding monofunctional biosynthetic peptidoglycan transglycosylase gives MDITPETEDSSAVPFHRRILLWLRGRPVMMRIVLALAALAVLPYVLIVLYLLPFIHPVSTLMLRDLVLLRGYDRQWVSIDNISPVLVQSVMMSEDGQYCFHGGVDWAEMRMLVADTLAGHSTRGGSTIPMQTAKNLFLWNSRSFVRKALELPLAVTADFIWSKRRLMEIYLNIAEWGPGIYGIEAAARHHFKVPASKLSSRQAALLAVSLPNPIDRNAGKPGRGLRRLAAVIERRARSSGEYIRCIYD, from the coding sequence TTGGATATCACGCCGGAGACAGAGGACAGCAGCGCCGTGCCGTTCCACAGGCGCATCCTTCTGTGGCTGAGAGGTCGCCCGGTCATGATGCGTATCGTCCTTGCCTTGGCTGCACTCGCCGTCCTTCCCTACGTGCTTATCGTTCTTTATCTCCTCCCCTTCATTCACCCCGTTTCGACGTTGATGCTCCGTGATCTCGTCCTGTTGCGGGGTTACGATCGCCAATGGGTATCGATCGACAACATATCGCCAGTACTGGTGCAGTCGGTCATGATGTCGGAAGATGGCCAGTACTGCTTTCATGGCGGCGTGGACTGGGCGGAAATGCGCATGCTGGTCGCCGATACTCTCGCCGGCCATTCGACCCGTGGCGGCAGCACCATACCGATGCAGACGGCGAAGAATCTCTTTCTCTGGAACAGCCGGTCTTTCGTCCGAAAGGCGCTTGAATTGCCGCTGGCCGTCACGGCGGACTTCATCTGGTCGAAGCGCCGCCTGATGGAAATCTACCTGAACATTGCCGAATGGGGACCGGGAATCTACGGGATCGAGGCAGCCGCGCGCCATCACTTCAAGGTGCCTGCTTCGAAGTTGAGCAGCCGCCAGGCTGCCCTGCTCGCGGTCTCACTCCCCAATCCGATCGATCGCAATGCCGGCAAGCCCGGCCGCGGACTGCGCAGGCTGGCCGCCGTCATCGAGAGGCGTGCCCGGAGCTCCGGCGAATATATCAGGTGCATCTACGACTGA
- a CDS encoding GntR family transcriptional regulator: MDRTSLIAEIESRGLRDTQRSGPLYKRLAAALTGLIQEGLLKPGTALPSERDLSESLQIGRVTVRTAYRDLLNAGTLESRHGSGTFVSGSVQRMEQSLWRLSSFSADMRSRGRVPAAKILSRTIATPSPEEAFLLGLGLDEQVLRLDRLRLADGQPLAIERSVVPLKFLGASQGNEGSLYDALAASGNRPVRAVQRLTAVILDRSSAAALEVKAGAPALLIERVSRLDDERPVEYTRSHYRGDAYDFVAELRIGEEP; encoded by the coding sequence ATGGATAGAACCAGTCTGATTGCCGAAATCGAGAGCCGTGGTTTGCGCGATACCCAGCGCAGTGGCCCGCTTTACAAGCGATTGGCGGCGGCCCTCACCGGGCTCATTCAGGAAGGCTTGCTAAAGCCCGGGACAGCGCTGCCGAGCGAACGCGATCTTTCGGAGTCTCTCCAGATCGGCCGCGTTACCGTGCGCACCGCGTATCGTGATCTTCTGAATGCGGGGACACTGGAATCACGGCATGGCAGCGGTACTTTCGTTTCCGGAAGCGTGCAGCGGATGGAGCAGTCGCTTTGGCGACTGTCGTCATTCTCGGCAGACATGCGTTCGCGCGGTCGCGTGCCGGCCGCAAAAATTCTGTCGCGCACGATTGCGACACCGTCGCCTGAGGAGGCCTTTTTGCTTGGTCTTGGTTTGGATGAACAGGTTCTCCGGCTGGATCGCTTGCGCCTGGCCGATGGGCAGCCTTTGGCGATCGAGCGGTCGGTGGTGCCATTAAAGTTTCTGGGCGCCAGCCAGGGCAACGAGGGGTCGCTCTACGACGCGCTAGCCGCGAGCGGGAACCGGCCGGTACGAGCGGTCCAGCGCCTGACAGCGGTCATCCTGGACCGGTCATCGGCAGCGGCGCTCGAGGTGAAGGCAGGTGCCCCCGCCTTGCTGATCGAGCGCGTCTCGCGCCTCGATGACGAACGCCCCGTTGAATACACGCGGTCGCACTATCGAGGCGACGCATACGACTTCGTTGCAGAATTGAGAATTGGAGAAGAGCCATGA